The window GGACTGAAAGGCATGCCGCGCCGGGTCGTCACCTATCCGGCGGACGCCGGCTGGGACTGGCTGAACCTGATCTCGACGGTCGGCAGCTTCATCGTCGCCGCCGGGATTCTCGTCTTCGCGTGGGATCTTGTCCGCCCCAAGGGCCGCCAGCCGCTGACCCCGCGCAACCCGTGGAACGCGGGCACGCTGGAATGGTCTCACGACGTGCCGGAGGAAGCCTGGGGCGTCCGCTCGGTACCATACATCACGTCCCGCTATCCCCTGTGGGAAGACGAAAAGTTTCTCGAACGTTTCGACGACGGGCGTTTCTACATACCAGACGCGCCCGACAAGCTGCGGGAGACGATCGTCACCTCTGCCGTTGATGCCGAGCCTCAGGCTGCCGTGCCCGTCACCGGACCCGGCTGGATAACGATCTGGGCCGCGGCTTTCACCGGCGGCACCTTCATCCTGCCTGTCTTCCATCTCTACGTGCTCGCGGCCATCTGCGGTGCTGCAGCCATTGCTTCGGTTATCTACTGGCTCTGGACATCGACGGCACAGGTTCCGAAGGCACCAAGCCGCGACGTCGGGCTGGGCCTTAGCCTTCCGGTCTATGTCTCGGGTTCGAAAGCTCCAGGATGGTGGGCCGTTTTCATCACGATGATGGGCGACAGCACCGCCTTCGCCTCGCTCGTGTTCGGTGTGTTCTTCTTCTGGACTGCACGGCCGGATTTCCCCCCCGCCGGCACGCCATTGCCTGACACGCTGTTCGTCACCCTGTCGGCCGTCGGCTTCCTCGGCGCGTGGGCTGCGACCGTGGTGGCGCGCGGCCAGAACCGTCGGCAGCGCGTGGGGACTGCCCGCGGCCTGCTGGCCACCGCCGTCCTGCTGGCGCTCGTCGCAACGGCCTCGCTTGCCTTGGCACTCTACCTGCCCGGTCTCGCCCCGAAAACCCACGCTTTCCCGGCGATGATGTACGCCATCGGCATCTGGACGGCAGCTCACGCGGCACTCGGCGTGATAATGCTCCTTTACTGCCTCGCCGGCAGCCTGTTCGGGAAGCTGACGCCACGCTATGATGCAGACCTGTGGAACACGACCCTGTACTGGCATTTTCTGTGCCTGACCGGATTGGTAACCGCCTTGCTGATGGGCGCATTCCCGAGGTTGACATGACCGCCCGCCCGCCCGCTCGCCCCCGCCACGCAAGCTTGTGGCACATGGTGCTGGCCCCTGTGATCTGGGCCCTGCATTTTGCGGCCATCTATGGCGTCACCGCGATTGCCTGCGCAAAGGCTGACGCCACCGACACCGCTCGATGGACAATCTTCGCGCTTTCGGCGCTCGCGCTTGCCGGTATCGCTCTCAATGCTTGGCGTGCGTGGGTTCAATGGGACTATCCCTCAGATCAGAACTATGTCCACGACGCTCCCACAGCCGAGCACCGCCGGGAGTTTCTCGGCCATGCCGGGTTTCTGCTGAGCGTCGTGTCGGCCATAGGGGTAGTTTTCGCCACACTGCCCGCCGTCCTCATCCGGAGTTGCCTGTGACTCTGCACCGTCATCACGCCGCCATTCTGGCCGCAATCCTTTTCCTCACGCTTTACCTGCCGGCGTGGTCAACACTGGCCGGTGCCTTTCCCATACATATGGTCCGCCATATCGTCCTGGTGGCCATAATCGCTCCGTTGCTGGTGCTGGCCACTCCCCGCATCGCGTCCCGCGCTGCCGTGCCCGTATTGCCCGCCACCGCGCTGGAATTTGCCGTCATCTGGGGATGGCACCTGCCCGGCCTGCACGGTGCAGCCCAGACAGGCTCTTTCTGGTTCGTGGCGGAGCAGGCATCGTTTTTGCTGGCGGGCTGGGCCGTCTGGGCCGGCGCTCTGTCCGCGCGGGAACCTCTGCTGGGATCTGGCGGGCTCTTCCTCACTTCCATGCACATGACCTTGCTGGGCGCACTCCTGATCCTCGCACCGGATGACCTCTACGCCGAGATCTGCGGCCGCGCGCCCGATCTGTCCGGCCAGCAACTTGGCGGTATCCTGATGTTATGCGTAGGCACGCCGGTCTACCTGATCTCATCTTTGGTCTTGGCGGGCACAAGCCTGAAAGGAGCGGAAGGATGAAAGAACTGGATCTCCGTACGGCTTTCGTCGTCGTGGCTGCCGCGGCCGGAATAGCAGCCGTTGTGGCAGTCGCGGTCGTTTGGCTCGGCCTCTACAACGTCTCGGCCCGAAAGGGGCATCTGCCGGGTGTGGGCTGGGTGCTGCACACCACGTTCCGCAATTCCGTCGCCCTGCGTGCGCCGCCGGATGATGTTGTTCCGGAAGATCTCGATACGCCTGCAATGGTCGCGCTTGGCGCAGGCCATTTCATGTCCGCATGCGCCGGGTGCCACGGCGCACCAGGTATCACCCGCAGCGCAACCGTCCGGCAAATGATGCCTGAACCGCCACGGCTGGACAATGCCGGTGAGGAATGGAGCGCCGCCGAACTTTTCTGGATCGTCAAGAATGGCGCCAAGATGACCGGTATGCCCGGGTGGCCTGCCAGACGCTCTGACGATGTCTGGCCCGTCGTCGCGTTCCTTCGTTCATTGGGCGATATGAGCGCGGCAGAATACGCAACCCTCACAGACAGTAGCGAAGGGACCTGCACCATCTGCCACGGCAAAGGCGGCGTAAGTGACAATCCGCATGTGCCAAGATTGGATATCCTTTCGGCCGACTACATAGCCCACAGCCTGCAATCCTACGCCAACGGGAGTCGAGATAGCGGCATCATGGCGCAGGTCGCCGTCGGCATGGACGACGAAACCATAACCCGTCTCGCCTCAAGCTTTGACGAACTCGGCCCCGTGCAATCTGAATCTGCGGCAGGGGACGCTCTTCGCGGTCAGCAGCTTTCGGCCTCCTCAGACGGCTCCCATGATGTTCCCGCGTGCCGCGCTTGTCACGGACCGTGGCCCGAGCCGTTGAACTCCGACTTTCCTTCGCTCGCCGGACAGCAAGAACCTTACCTGCGACGACAACTGGAACTCTGGCGTTCGGGCAACCACGGTGGCGGTCCGGCGGTCGAACTGATGTACAAGGCCGCCCGAGACCTCACCGACGACCAGATCGCGGATCTTGCCGCCTATTATTCCTCACTTACCCCGGCCCCGCTCAATCGGGTAGCCGACTGATCGACCGCGCGACCCGATTGCTTTCAAGGCGCCGAAATCACAATGATTTCATGTCCCGTTTCACGGCTGCCTCCAGCTTGTCCATCGGCAGACCAGTCAGGTCTTTGTCGATCTCCGCGATGATCCGCGCCTCGACCTCGCCGTGCAGTTGCTTCCTGAGCCGGCCCAGCGTCTGCGGCTCGGCAATCACGATCAGTTTCTCGTAACGGTTGTCGAAAGCCCAATGTTTCAGACGATCGGCAATGTCGGCCGCGAAGTCAGCCTGCTCCAGCTGATGCCAGTCGGTTTGTTCGACAGCACTCATGCCGTGACCATTGTCAGGTAGTCGGCCCGGACGCTCCGTACCCTGTTCAGAGGTTGCGGGGTTCTCGATCTCGTCATGTGAAATGATCCGCAAGTCGGGCAGATCAGGGTCTCCGTAGTTCTCCAGCAACAGAAACTTTTCGCCATCAAGCACCACGATCCAGGCATTGTGCGGAATGTTCATCTTGGCCTCCCTCTCTTTGACAGTACATCACGTCAACGCATGGCCGGACTGCCACGTTCCGTCCCAAGTCACTGGTTACCACCTTGTTCGAAATCTCGTCCGACATCCCTGCCTTGGAACATTTCCCCACCGGTTCGGTTGTTAATGATATGGACCATGGAGAAACAGCATGACCCCACCCGATACCAACATCGAAAAGCAGAAACGCCGTCATCTCGGCCCACTCGTCGGTATGGGCATCGCCGTCGTATTTGGCGTCGGCTTGATCATCTACTGGATTAGCGAAGCCGTCGTTACGGCTCCCGAAACCGAGGACCCGACCGAGCAGGCAGCGCCAGAGGATATTCAGGAAGGCGATGTGAACCTGCCTGCCGCCGCACCTTCAGAAACAGTCGATCCCGAAAATGATAATGTGGAGAGCGGGCAGTAGCTATGAAGGGGCGGCCCATTGGTCCGCCCTGTGGATCTCAATTCATTCAATGGATGAGGACATCGCCCGCTCAAGGTAACTTTGCGCAAGAGTCAGTCCTCTCGGCAAGGGTCGCAACCCGAAGCCTCTTGGCACCTCTTCTGCCTGGGTAAGACTTTTCCCAGACTTGAAAATCAAAACGCGAAAGTCCGCCCAGACTTTCGCGTTTCAGTCTTCTGTCATGTAAAACCGGTTACTCGATCACCGCGCAGGCGATCCTGTCGCCGGCAGCGCCCGATGGCTGGCTCTCATAGTCGTCAGGGCCACTGTGGATCATCAGTGCCCGTCCGGACACGTTGTCCTGCTCACCGCCCAGAATCGCATACGTGTTCAAGACCTGCGCCTTCAGCGACCCATCCGCAGCAACATACTGGTTCGGCATGTCGCCGGAATGCGGTCCACCGTCCACGAGAATTCCGTGATTTGTCCCGGAAACGGAAAAATGTCCCCCCGCAGTCTGAAAGCCCTCTTCAGGATCACATTCTCCTGTCTCATGGATGTGGAAACCGTGCCACGTCTCCGGTGGCAGGTCGCTGAGATCCAATTCGATCAGCAGACCGGCTTCGGTTCCGGTCAAATTTGCCGTCCCGATTTCCGCGCCTTCGGCATTGACGAATGTGACCTCCTGAGAGTTTTCCTGCGCCAATGCCGGTCCGACCGTCGCAAGAACGCCCGCGGCAAGGAGGCCGCAGACCGACGCCAACCTTTTAGCAAAAAATCTCTCATTCGCTTTGCTGAAACTCAAATTCACTTTTTCCTCCTTTTTCTGCCTAATCCTCCACGCTCCGTCATCAGCAGCGGTTAACAGGACGGTTCGACGGAAAGGTTGTTCTCCAGACCAGCTACGCCCTCCACCTTGCCTGCACACATGCCCGCACGGCGCTTGGCGCGCTGCGAAGTGACTTCTCCGGTCAGCACCACCGTCCGGTCCCGAACCGCCACGGCAATATCACCGGCTTTCAGGATCGGTTCATCCGCCAGACATTTACGAAGATCGGCTTCGATCCGGGCGGGAGATGGATCTGTGGTCTCACCCTCGCCAGTACGGTGCGCTGCTCCGCGCCGTGAAAACTCATCATTTTCAACTGCTGAAGCCAGCCAACGGCGAACGCCATCGAACACTCCTTCACCCGTCCCTGTGCCAAGGCGAAACCTACTCTCGTCGGCTCGCCTGTCCGGTACGGCGTGAGTCCGCAACATCATCAGCCAGCCGAGAACGCCGGTTTGGCCTTCTCGGTTTCCTCGTGAGCTGTCCCTACGCGAAACCCTGTCTCGCGTAGCCTTCGTAGTCATTGTCTCCAGACGTCCTGTCATCGGTCTCCTCCGAAGATCGGCGTATCTCTTTGCATTTTCAGGAGGGAAACATCTTCAGTCCGGCATTTGTTCCGACGTTACGGGACGAGGTGTGATCGGATAAATGTCGAAATTGCTATTCACCCACTCACCGCCGTGCCCACCGAAGATGTCCACAGATCTCCGAGGACGCTCTCAGCTTCCCACTTGGAACAGGTCACGGGCGTAGATGCAGGTCTGGAAGTCGTCCAAAGTAAGGAAATGGCAGAAGGTACTGACGCACCTTGGCACACGAATACCGCGCTCCTACCCTCTGAAACGAACGATCCTGTCCGCCGACAAGGCATAACCCACTTCCGCCAACTGCGTCTCGGTCGACGCAGTCCCGAACATTCCCGTTACAGTCACGGGTTCAAAAAGACCTTTGGAATCATAAGGTTGTTCGGTGGTTACCAGGATGAGCTGGTTTGCCGGCGGCGGCGGAACATGGATGCAGGCACCGACATAGGGAACCAGCATGAATGCCGACACGCCCGTGCCCACGTAATCAAGCGGGATAATGAACCCCGAAAGGCGGACGGTCCTGCCATTCCAGTCGCTCCGGACACCGCTCGACTTCGGTTGCGTGCTTGCCATGGCGGTTTCATCGTGTGGGAGAATTGCCTGAAGCTCAGGCATCGGCGTCATGTTTCCCTCGGGCACAAGGTCGCTCCATTCGAGATCGATGATCTCTTCTGCGCGCAACCCGGTTGCCGTCAGGCTTGCGAGGCCAGCCAGCCCGATACAACAGTCGCGTCGCGTCAATTCGAACTTCACCATTCGTACCCTTCGATCCTGTCGGCAGTAAGCTGATACCCGATTTCCGCAACTTCCGTCGTCTGCAACTTTGTGCTGAGACGACCGTAAACCCAGACAGCATCCCAAAGATCATCGGAGGGCCAGGGGGACTCCGTGGAGACGAATACAAGTTGATTGGCTGGTGGAGGCGGCACGTGAATGCACGCGCCGACATAAGGCACGAGAACGAAACTCGCGACACCTTTCGCCCCGACCTCGAGCGGAATGATATAACCCGGCAGTTTGACGGACGCTCCATCGAGGGACGTGTTCAGCTTGGTGGCGTTCTCGTCAAAAACAGGACGCCAGGTATCGTTCTCTTCGTCGTAGTCGCCCTCGCCAACGATTTCGGCATAGGGAATGCCGGCAGGTATAAGGTCATCCCATGTGATTTCTCTGAATGAGGCCGCGTTCACTCGTGGCGGAAGCAGGCTCAAGGCACCTGCTGCGAGAATTGTGTCGCGACGCGTGATGAGACGTTTGTTTTTCATATCCTTACCATCATGCCATCAGCGAGAGAGAGTCGATAGGCCCGAAGTGCGGGCAAAAGGCTTGCAAGCGCTGCGGCGCCGATCACTGCGGCCAGAATGGCCAGTTCCCGGAGAGCGGGTGGGTTTATGGGAAGCCAGATTCCGAACGAAGCGTCGACCCATGGTTGCGCGACCGCCAATCCGGCGTAGAGAAGCAAAAGGCCGATCAACGCGCCGACAGCGGCCATAAGCATAGCCTCGATCACGAGCAGGCCGAGGATTGTCGACGGTCGGGCACCCATGGCCCGCCAGATTGCCATTTCTCGCCGCCTTTCGTTCAGACTCGAAAAGATCATGGCCACCATGCCCAGCAACGCAGTGACGACAACCATTGCCGAAACGCCTACGAGCGCGGTCTCTGCGACACCCAGTATCTGCCATAACTCCTGCAAGGCGACGCCCGGCAGGATCGCCAGCAAAGGTTCCTCGGAATATGTGTTGATCCAGCGCTGCAGCCCGAAGATCTGCAAACGCGACTCCGTGCCGATAAGTGCCGCCGTGATGGCCGTCGGCCTCAGCTCCATCTGCCGGATGGTTTCAACCGGCGTCGCATTTCCCGAGGTTTTGGCACCTGATTGCCAATCGACGTGTATGGCCTCTATCGCTTCGAGGCTGACAACCACTGTTCGATCCACCGGTGTTCCCGTCTTTGCCAAGATACCGGCCACGCGAAAGGGTTGATCGACATGCTCGGTGAAGGATGCAATCCCGTGCGCTACCACGATCGGATCACCCACGGCGTAACCGAGTGTCGCTGCAACGTCGGCGCCGATAACGGCGTCGTAAAGGTCCTCGAGTCCATGCCCCTCAAGGATGTCCAGCGAACGTTCACCACGATATTTGTAGTATTCGAAGAAACCGTTTGTCGTGCCCATGACCCGGAACTGGCGGTGGCTGTCGCCGAGGGATATCGGAACGATCCAGTCGACCTCCGGGCGCGCGGCAATGTCCTGATAGCTTTCCCAGGTCACATTGTTGGTAGCATTGCCGATGCGGAACACTGAATACAGCAGTAGCTGAACCGAGCCGGAGCGCGCTCCGATGATAAGGTCCGTCCCGGAAATCGTGTCAGCAAAACTTGCCCGCGCTCCTGTACGCACCTTTTCAACGCCGAGAAACAGCGCAACGGAAAGAGATATCGCCAGCACGGTCATTCCGACGGTAAGGGCACGGGCCAGAAGCGAGCCGATGGCCAGACGAAGGATCACGCGGACACTCCTTCGGTAGACACGAACTCTTCCACATGCGCGACGCGGTCAAAACGATCCGAGAGTCGCTCATCATGGCTGACCATCAGCAAAGACGAACCGACCGCCGCAACCTGATCGAAAAGCAATTGAAGAAACATGTCCTGAGTCGCCCCATCAAGCGCCGAAGTCGGTTCGTCAGCAACGATGAGCGGCGGCGCTCCGATCAGCGCACGGGCCACGGCAACCCGCTGCTGCTGCCCGACACTGAGCCGTCCTGCGGGACGTTTCAGTGCGTCGTTCGGCAAGCCGAGAACCGCACACAGCCGTGTCGCTTCCTTCCCGGCATCTCCGGCACGGGAGTGACGCTTGGGCGCGAAGCGGAGAGGCATCAGGATGTTATCTGCGACACTTGCATAGGGGAGGAGGTTGAACTGCTGGAAAATCACGCCAATCTGCTCAGCGCGAAAACGGTCCCGCGCTCCCGGCGTGAGGGCACCGATGTCGGTACCGCCGACCGCGACAGTTCCGCTATTTGCAGGAACAATGCCGCATATCAAAGACAGCAGCGTGGACTTGCCTGATCCGCTAGATCCGAGAAGCAGAACGCTTTCGCCCGGGTTCATCTTGAAGCTCGTGCAGGCAAGGGAGAACCCGCCCCGGCCCGGCCAGGCGAATTTGACCTCGGTAAGGGAAAGGGCAGGTTCCGCCATGATCAGTTCAATACAAGTTCCGCCGCATCGCGTTCGATCTCAGCGCTGCCAGCGCCGTTTTCCGTCACGTATTGCGCTTCGACTTCCTGCGCGTTTGGAAACTGCTCGAAAAACGGAAAGCCGATCACGTCAAGCCTCTCAGGATGCTCGCAGGCGAAGGTGTATTGCACGTGGAACTCACTGTGGTCCCCGTCTGAATCGTCCCCTTCATGCCCCTCGCCCTCGGCGTGTTCCTCGTGTGCCGGTTCATCCGCGTGCTCATCCTCATCCCCGTGGTCATGATCGCCAGCGTGCAAATGCGCAAGCACTTCCGTCAACCGACAATCCGCTGCATCGGGCAGGGCCACGATGTTTTCCGGCACAAGCATTGTACGAATGGCATCCTCGACCGCGTCCTTGTCTGCACCAGTACTCGCTTCATACTCGAAGCCGACGATGTCAATGCCCGGGGAAACCATGTTCATCACGATAAAACTGCCTTCGACGGCCAGTTCCAGCTTGCTGACACCGTGAACGTGGCTTTCCAACTCGCGACTCTCCTGCGCCAATATCTGCGAGGCGGCGACTGATGCCAGGACGGCAAGGCAGATGGTTTTCATGATTGCTCTTTCTCTTGTGTTGGGATCTAGGGTGGATTCTTTCAGCGAATTTCTGATGCCGTGGCCTCGTCGCCATTTCTGATGGCTGACGTTCCAGGCTGCGCTCTGCGTGCAAGCGACTGACGTTCGGCCATTTGCAGCCGGGCGAGCACGACGTCGATGGGTTCCCCACGGTCGCGTGCACGCAACCAGATGCGACGACAGGACGCCGGAGACCAGGGCAAACTTGCTTGCGCCAACCAATGGCGGAGCGGCGTGGGCAAGGCATCGAACTCCCGCATCGGATCCTTGCCCCTCCGTCGTGTTCGAAGCCCGGTGGCACCAAGGTTGTTTTTTCTCGCCATCAGCAGGCTCCCGCGTCGTCCACAGGGTCGATCACGACGAGAAGACGGGTACCACCCGCTTCTCGTGGAGGGGAGCGGTGCACAATGGCCGCCAGTTCCTGACCCGGCCACAGTGCGCCCCTGAACACGC of the Algicella marina genome contains:
- a CDS encoding cytochrome c oxidase assembly protein, yielding MTLHRHHAAILAAILFLTLYLPAWSTLAGAFPIHMVRHIVLVAIIAPLLVLATPRIASRAAVPVLPATALEFAVIWGWHLPGLHGAAQTGSFWFVAEQASFLLAGWAVWAGALSAREPLLGSGGLFLTSMHMTLLGALLILAPDDLYAEICGRAPDLSGQQLGGILMLCVGTPVYLISSLVLAGTSLKGAEG
- a CDS encoding DUF6525 family protein; the encoded protein is MARKNNLGATGLRTRRRGKDPMREFDALPTPLRHWLAQASLPWSPASCRRIWLRARDRGEPIDVVLARLQMAERQSLARRAQPGTSAIRNGDEATASEIR
- a CDS encoding superoxide dismutase family protein, encoding MNLSFSKANERFFAKRLASVCGLLAAGVLATVGPALAQENSQEVTFVNAEGAEIGTANLTGTEAGLLIELDLSDLPPETWHGFHIHETGECDPEEGFQTAGGHFSVSGTNHGILVDGGPHSGDMPNQYVAADGSLKAQVLNTYAILGGEQDNVSGRALMIHSGPDDYESQPSGAAGDRIACAVIE
- a CDS encoding DUF3299 domain-containing protein, which gives rise to MKNKRLITRRDTILAAGALSLLPPRVNAASFREITWDDLIPAGIPYAEIVGEGDYDEENDTWRPVFDENATKLNTSLDGASVKLPGYIIPLEVGAKGVASFVLVPYVGACIHVPPPPANQLVFVSTESPWPSDDLWDAVWVYGRLSTKLQTTEVAEIGYQLTADRIEGYEW
- a CDS encoding BON domain-containing protein, with product MTGRLETMTTKATRDRVSRRDSSRGNREGQTGVLGWLMMLRTHAVPDRRADESRFRLGTGTGEGVFDGVRRWLASAVENDEFSRRGAAHRTGEGETTDPSPARIEADLRKCLADEPILKAGDIAVAVRDRTVVLTGEVTSQRAKRRAGMCAGKVEGVAGLENNLSVEPSC
- a CDS encoding DUF3299 domain-containing protein — encoded protein: MVKFELTRRDCCIGLAGLASLTATGLRAEEIIDLEWSDLVPEGNMTPMPELQAILPHDETAMASTQPKSSGVRSDWNGRTVRLSGFIIPLDYVGTGVSAFMLVPYVGACIHVPPPPANQLILVTTEQPYDSKGLFEPVTVTGMFGTASTETQLAEVGYALSADRIVRFRG
- a CDS encoding ABC transporter permease, producing MILRLAIGSLLARALTVGMTVLAISLSVALFLGVEKVRTGARASFADTISGTDLIIGARSGSVQLLLYSVFRIGNATNNVTWESYQDIAARPEVDWIVPISLGDSHRQFRVMGTTNGFFEYYKYRGERSLDILEGHGLEDLYDAVIGADVAATLGYAVGDPIVVAHGIASFTEHVDQPFRVAGILAKTGTPVDRTVVVSLEAIEAIHVDWQSGAKTSGNATPVETIRQMELRPTAITAALIGTESRLQIFGLQRWINTYSEEPLLAILPGVALQELWQILGVAETALVGVSAMVVVTALLGMVAMIFSSLNERRREMAIWRAMGARPSTILGLLVIEAMLMAAVGALIGLLLLYAGLAVAQPWVDASFGIWLPINPPALRELAILAAVIGAAALASLLPALRAYRLSLADGMMVRI
- a CDS encoding ABC transporter ATP-binding protein, translating into MAEPALSLTEVKFAWPGRGGFSLACTSFKMNPGESVLLLGSSGSGKSTLLSLICGIVPANSGTVAVGGTDIGALTPGARDRFRAEQIGVIFQQFNLLPYASVADNILMPLRFAPKRHSRAGDAGKEATRLCAVLGLPNDALKRPAGRLSVGQQQRVAVARALIGAPPLIVADEPTSALDGATQDMFLQLLFDQVAAVGSSLLMVSHDERLSDRFDRVAHVEEFVSTEGVSA
- a CDS encoding DUF2796 domain-containing protein yields the protein MKTICLAVLASVAASQILAQESRELESHVHGVSKLELAVEGSFIVMNMVSPGIDIVGFEYEASTGADKDAVEDAIRTMLVPENIVALPDAADCRLTEVLAHLHAGDHDHGDEDEHADEPAHEEHAEGEGHEGDDSDGDHSEFHVQYTFACEHPERLDVIGFPFFEQFPNAQEVEAQYVTENGAGSAEIERDAAELVLN
- a CDS encoding host attachment family protein, translating into MNIPHNAWIVVLDGEKFLLLENYGDPDLPDLRIISHDEIENPATSEQGTERPGRLPDNGHGMSAVEQTDWHQLEQADFAADIADRLKHWAFDNRYEKLIVIAEPQTLGRLRKQLHGEVEARIIAEIDKDLTGLPMDKLEAAVKRDMKSL
- a CDS encoding c-type cytochrome, with translation MKELDLRTAFVVVAAAAGIAAVVAVAVVWLGLYNVSARKGHLPGVGWVLHTTFRNSVALRAPPDDVVPEDLDTPAMVALGAGHFMSACAGCHGAPGITRSATVRQMMPEPPRLDNAGEEWSAAELFWIVKNGAKMTGMPGWPARRSDDVWPVVAFLRSLGDMSAAEYATLTDSSEGTCTICHGKGGVSDNPHVPRLDILSADYIAHSLQSYANGSRDSGIMAQVAVGMDDETITRLASSFDELGPVQSESAAGDALRGQQLSASSDGSHDVPACRACHGPWPEPLNSDFPSLAGQQEPYLRRQLELWRSGNHGGGPAVELMYKAARDLTDDQIADLAAYYSSLTPAPLNRVAD